Below is a genomic region from Thermotoga sp..
TCGGCAATGAAAGTGTCACCAGTGAGAAAGGTGAGATTCCGTGCAAAGGCAACAAGTAACCCCTGAACGATGAACACAGAGAGGGCAGATAGAAACACTCCCGTTCCCAAGGTTGCTGTGAGAACGGTGGCAGAAACAGTATCGAGGACTGTCTTTATGAGGATCAACTCCGCGTTTCCAGAGATTCCTATGTTTATAGAACCGATGATCGTCATCGGACCAACGAGGAAAAGCAACGAAGACGCCAGAAAGCTCTCTGCGAACCCATGGGAATTTCTAAATTTCATGCCAAGATTTTCTATTCTGTCTTCGATCTTCAAAAGCTCTCCGATCACTCCACCAGCAACGAGTGAGAGTAATATCAGCAAAAAGTCGTTCCCCTGGATGATCATGTGCACACCTATCCCCAGTGTGGTGAGTCCTATCACCGTGAAAAGGGTCTCATGGAGTCTCTGGGGAATTCTCTTCTTGAAGACGGCACCAACAAAGGCTCCAAAGAGCACCCCAAGGGAATTCAGGAGAACGGCGTAATGAAACATCACAACAACCTCCCACTCTGTGCGAATACCCCGA
It encodes:
- a CDS encoding DUF554 domain-containing protein — protein: MFHYAVLLNSLGVLFGAFVGAVFKKRIPQRLHETLFTVIGLTTLGIGVHMIIQGNDFLLILLSLVAGGVIGELLKIEDRIENLGMKFRNSHGFAESFLASSLLFLVGPMTIIGSINIGISGNAELILIKTVLDTVSATVLTATLGTGVFLSALSVFIVQGLLVAFARNLTFLTGDTFIADFVGTGGIMILGLGIRILELKKVMVGNLLPALVLTPLFDWLKNLF